The nucleotide sequence ATAGTTTTTAAACCCGAAAGTTTTCCAGCCGCTGCAGTTGCAGCAATATGGTTAGAATAAGCACCGCCAAGAGTTAACAAGGTCTTCTTTTTGTGTTTTTGAGCTTCAAGAATATTGTATTTAAGCTTCCTAAATTTATTCCCGGAAACTTCTGGATGCAGTAAATCTTCCCGCTTTAAGTGAAGAGAAATTTCATTAGAAAATTCGGCTATAAATTGATTTTCCGAAGAAATTTCAGCATAAAAATTTAAAGGATTAGGCATAGCACAAAGGTCTTAATTCTGAGATTAACCACCTATATAAATTGCAAAAATGCCCAGAATTTACGTTCCTTTACATAATTCTCTTTCATTTCCTGGGTGTAGGCTTCCCGCTCAAAACTAATATTTTTGTAAGCTAAAAAACGGTCTTTATACTGAACTAAGCGCAGCAGATACTCCAATAAATACCAGATATAAAATGGGAGAATAAGCAATTCTATTTGTTGTCTAAGATGAATCTTTTCGTGATTAATAAAAGTTTCATCTTTCTTAAGTTCCGGGCTTTTTAAAATCACAAAAGGCCATAAACTCACCCCTTTAAAAGATTTCCCCAGGAGATATTTGTTAACGATTAGAATCACGTGTGGAAGTTAAGAAATTGTATTTTTGCTCTATGAGTTTTTTCAAAAAAAGAATTCCGTTAGAAGAAGGAGATTACTACACCACTCCCGAAGGTTATCGTTGTTTTACCGAGCAATATCACTTAAAACGTGGTTACTGCTGTGAGAGCGGTTGCCGGCATTGCCCTTATGGTTATGATAAAAAAACCGGCAAACAATCATAAATTATTGGTTTTAGTAAGCCTATATTTTATAGCAGAATCGCCCATAACTTTAGATTCGTCCTTAAAAACCTGTAACAGATAATTTTCACTTACCTGAAAATAAAGCTTTTGCTGTTCTCCTAAACTAATGGTATTCCCCTGCTTATTCCACTCAAATTTA is from Salegentibacter mishustinae and encodes:
- a CDS encoding DUF5522 domain-containing protein produces the protein MSFFKKRIPLEEGDYYTTPEGYRCFTEQYHLKRGYCCESGCRHCPYGYDKKTGKQS